In one Sphingobium indicum B90A genomic region, the following are encoded:
- a CDS encoding intradiol ring-cleavage dioxygenase, protein MRDLNEFTITAEVLRRIENTPDPRLHEILASAIRHLHDFARETKLTEAEWMEGIKFLTRTGHMCSDVRQEFVLLSDTLGLSMLVVAQNHSRPAEATEQTVFGPFHVEGAPVLATHGSNLARGVEGEPLFVRAEVVSPDGPVADAVVDVWQADAEGFYDVQSPDWSLDEAALRGVFHTDAAGRFSFRSILPKSYPIPSDGTVGEMLDATRLHPMRPAHMHYRIAKPGFDPLITHVFVDGDEYLDSDSVFGVRGSCVGQFVRHEPGVAPTGETVEVPFHTLDYRFVLHPRDQAANS, encoded by the coding sequence ATGCGCGACTTGAACGAATTTACCATCACCGCGGAAGTGCTGCGCCGGATCGAAAACACGCCCGATCCGCGATTGCATGAGATATTGGCCTCCGCTATCAGGCATCTGCACGATTTCGCGCGGGAAACCAAGCTGACCGAAGCGGAGTGGATGGAAGGGATCAAGTTCCTGACCCGCACGGGACATATGTGTTCCGACGTCCGCCAGGAATTCGTCCTGCTGTCCGACACGCTGGGCCTTTCCATGCTGGTCGTCGCCCAGAATCACAGCCGTCCTGCGGAGGCGACCGAACAGACCGTCTTCGGCCCCTTCCATGTCGAGGGCGCGCCCGTGCTCGCCACGCATGGCAGCAATCTCGCCAGGGGCGTCGAGGGCGAACCGCTTTTCGTGCGGGCGGAGGTGGTGTCGCCCGATGGGCCGGTGGCCGACGCCGTCGTGGATGTCTGGCAGGCCGACGCCGAGGGGTTTTACGACGTTCAGTCGCCGGACTGGTCGCTGGATGAAGCGGCGCTTCGAGGCGTTTTCCACACCGACGCGGCAGGACGCTTCAGCTTCCGATCGATCCTGCCGAAAAGCTATCCCATCCCATCGGATGGCACGGTCGGCGAGATGCTGGACGCCACCAGGCTCCACCCGATGCGCCCGGCCCACATGCATTACAGGATCGCCAAGCCCGGCTTCGATCCCCTGATCACCCATGTCTTCGTCGACGGCGACGAATATCTCGATTCCGACTCGGTCTTCGGCGTGCGCGGTTCCTGCGTGGGCCAGTTCGTCAGGCACGAACCGGGCGTCGCGCCGACCGGCGAGACTGTCGAGGTGCCCTTCCACACGCTCGACTATCGCTTCGTGCTTCACCCCCGCGACCAGGCCGCAAACTCCTGA
- a CDS encoding urease accessory protein UreD — MFGPTFDPDIGRQAARIASGPCAVPNSLRSHGELRLAFGQRNGRTVMKDSYQAGCLRARMPRRDEGGRPCAVLINTAGGLAEGDSVRQSVRWAAETSATVTGQAAEKVYRALSHGCRIYTQLRVEQGADAEWLPQETILFDRARLARETRILLDADVTFLGLEAVVLGRAAMGERMAHGALGDRMRIYRNGRLIYADALALEGDVDAMMRRSAIGGGAGAMAVIVHASARAAALLEPVRQALAEPAGRAAASAWNGLLAIRLLAPDGAALRADIMAALMALREGRPLPRVWRC, encoded by the coding sequence TTGTTCGGTCCCACGTTCGACCCCGACATCGGCAGGCAGGCCGCCCGGATCGCTTCCGGTCCTTGTGCGGTGCCGAACAGCCTGCGCAGCCATGGCGAGTTGCGGCTCGCTTTCGGGCAACGAAACGGGCGGACCGTGATGAAGGACAGTTATCAGGCAGGCTGCCTGCGCGCCCGCATGCCGCGCCGCGACGAAGGGGGACGGCCATGCGCCGTGCTGATCAACACGGCGGGCGGCCTGGCGGAGGGCGACAGCGTGCGCCAGTCCGTCCGCTGGGCGGCGGAGACCAGCGCCACCGTGACGGGCCAGGCGGCGGAGAAAGTCTATCGCGCCCTGTCCCATGGCTGCCGGATCTATACGCAATTGCGGGTCGAACAGGGCGCCGACGCGGAATGGCTGCCGCAGGAAACGATCCTGTTCGACCGCGCCCGCCTGGCCCGGGAGACGCGCATCCTGCTCGATGCCGACGTGACCTTCCTGGGGCTGGAGGCCGTGGTCCTGGGCCGCGCGGCGATGGGCGAGCGCATGGCGCACGGCGCGCTCGGCGACCGGATGCGCATCTACCGGAACGGCCGGCTGATCTATGCCGACGCGCTGGCGCTGGAAGGGGATGTCGACGCGATGATGCGCCGCTCCGCCATCGGCGGGGGAGCAGGCGCGATGGCCGTCATCGTCCACGCCTCCGCCCGCGCCGCCGCGCTGCTGGAGCCGGTGCGGCAGGCCCTGGCCGAACCGGCCGGACGCGCCGCCGCCAGCGCGTGGAACGGCCTGCTCGCCATCCGGCTGCTCGCGCCGGACGGCGCGGCGTTGCGCGCCGACATCATGGCGGCGCTGATGGCCCTGCGCGAGGGCCGCCCCCTGCCCCGCGTGTGGAGGTGCTGA
- a CDS encoding YciI family protein has protein sequence MLYLRICFDKPDMLARRDEYRQAHRAYLASGVVKLVQAGPMMADDDSHNIGSFMVVEAEDLESVKKFHDEDPFTKAGIFDEVRICRWDRHIG, from the coding sequence ATGCTTTACCTGCGCATCTGCTTTGACAAGCCCGACATGCTGGCGCGCCGCGACGAATATCGCCAGGCCCATCGCGCCTATCTCGCTTCGGGCGTGGTCAAGCTCGTGCAGGCAGGCCCGATGATGGCGGATGACGACAGCCACAATATCGGCAGCTTCATGGTCGTGGAAGCCGAAGACCTGGAAAGCGTGAAGAAATTTCACGATGAGGATCCCTTCACGAAAGCCGGCATTTTCGATGAGGTGCGCATCTGCCGCTGGGACCGCCACATCGGCTGA
- a CDS encoding Lrp/AsnC family transcriptional regulator, producing the protein MESDPHQLDRTDLRLLREIVEDGRISDVALGEKVHLSSTAAARRRKILEERGMVPRYAASPDLVRLGYGIVVHVSIELVSQAEQVLNEFEQAVVKCPSMSYCSFVSGDTDFMMTVHVRSFADYDRVYRRELSTLPHVAKIRSSFVMRPVAQRTVPPVLFEGLK; encoded by the coding sequence ATGGAATCCGATCCTCATCAACTGGACAGGACGGACCTGCGCCTGCTGCGCGAGATCGTCGAGGACGGCCGCATTTCCGACGTCGCGCTGGGCGAGAAAGTGCATCTGTCGAGCACGGCGGCCGCTCGTCGCCGCAAGATATTGGAGGAACGGGGCATGGTGCCCCGCTACGCGGCCAGTCCCGACCTTGTCCGGTTGGGATATGGCATCGTCGTCCATGTCTCGATCGAACTGGTGTCGCAGGCGGAGCAGGTTCTGAACGAATTTGAACAGGCGGTCGTCAAATGCCCGTCCATGAGCTATTGCAGCTTCGTGTCGGGCGACACGGATTTCATGATGACCGTGCATGTCCGGTCCTTCGCCGATTACGACCGTGTTTATCGCCGGGAACTGTCGACCCTGCCCCATGTGGCGAAGATCCGCAGCAGTTTCGTCATGCGGCCGGTCGCCCAGCGAACGGTTCCGCCGGTCCTGTTCGAAGGGCTGAAATAA
- a CDS encoding helix-turn-helix domain-containing protein — translation MMAAAAHFDIGDTHGLFLGSSNPVQTSSAALGWTSLFLSEQQEEPFEASARAVPDHLLVFHLGGPAQITGATEDERITTVVPPGGLCLWPANSPFSIQLADSVETLHLYIRSSVVNEVAASLGYHFPDGIRLRPRIGQRDELLEQLALEVRSVAASGGASTALYADQMALAIAARLIRHDYSAPPSPAAENNRGLARGRLKRVEDFVEAHLDRPIQLQELSLVGGLSVSHFVRQFKLATGLSPHQFVLRRRVDRARRLLAHSDLSLAQIAYSCGFSHQEHLTHTFRRHVGATPGHYRRSVQS, via the coding sequence ATGATGGCGGCGGCCGCACATTTTGACATCGGCGACACGCACGGGCTGTTCCTGGGTTCCAGCAACCCCGTCCAGACTTCCAGCGCCGCGCTGGGCTGGACATCCCTGTTCCTGTCGGAACAGCAGGAGGAACCCTTCGAAGCGTCCGCCAGGGCCGTGCCGGACCATCTGCTGGTGTTCCATCTGGGCGGCCCCGCCCAGATCACCGGCGCCACCGAAGACGAAAGGATCACGACCGTCGTGCCGCCGGGGGGCCTCTGCCTGTGGCCGGCCAACTCGCCATTTTCCATCCAATTGGCGGATTCGGTCGAAACCCTGCATCTTTATATCCGCAGCAGCGTCGTCAACGAGGTGGCGGCGTCCCTGGGCTATCACTTTCCCGACGGCATCCGCCTCCGCCCCCGGATCGGCCAGCGCGACGAACTGCTGGAACAACTGGCCCTGGAGGTCAGAAGCGTCGCCGCGTCGGGCGGCGCTTCCACCGCCCTCTATGCGGACCAGATGGCGCTGGCGATCGCGGCCCGGCTGATCCGGCACGATTATTCGGCGCCCCCCTCCCCTGCCGCCGAGAACAATCGCGGATTGGCGCGAGGACGGCTGAAACGCGTGGAGGATTTCGTGGAAGCCCATCTGGACAGGCCGATCCAGCTTCAGGAATTGAGCCTGGTCGGCGGCCTCAGCGTTTCCCATTTCGTCCGCCAGTTCAAGCTGGCCACCGGCCTGTCCCCCCATCAATTCGTCCTTCGGCGGCGCGTCGACCGGGCAAGGAGGCTCCTGGCGCACAGCGACCTGTCGCTGGCGCAAATCGCCTATAGTTGCGGATTTTCCCATCAGGAGCATCTGACCCACACCTTCAGGCGGCATGTGGGCGCGACGCCGGGGCATTATCGCCGATCGGTGCAGTCCTGA
- a CDS encoding TorF family putative porin: protein MAMLLAAGAAALTAGSIQAQAQDAGSEPVILTGGVTFLTDYRLRGASLSDNKPVIQGVVSAKIPVAGAFSIYGGIWGSSLDKDAGGGAMETDFFGGVQADVGDVNIRARYLRLVFHDIDDLDFDQYEFGINAPVGPVTGGAGVIHDEYNGGGHSTYVYGSARYAVPKTGLAFRGLLGYEDGTNWDDKVNWQLGAFYTYKAVTFGIDYVDTNRYSANSRGGNRAKGAALFSIGAVF, encoded by the coding sequence ATGGCCATGCTTCTGGCAGCCGGAGCAGCGGCGCTGACGGCCGGTTCGATACAGGCCCAGGCGCAGGATGCGGGCAGCGAGCCGGTCATCCTGACGGGCGGCGTCACCTTCCTGACCGACTATCGCCTGCGCGGAGCGTCGCTGTCCGACAACAAGCCGGTGATCCAGGGCGTGGTGTCGGCCAAGATCCCGGTCGCGGGGGCATTCAGCATCTATGGCGGCATCTGGGGTTCCAGCCTGGACAAGGATGCCGGAGGCGGCGCGATGGAAACCGATTTCTTCGGCGGCGTGCAGGCCGATGTCGGCGACGTCAATATTCGCGCCCGCTATTTGCGGCTCGTCTTCCACGACATCGACGATCTGGATTTCGACCAGTATGAATTCGGCATCAACGCGCCGGTCGGCCCGGTGACGGGGGGCGCGGGCGTGATCCATGACGAATATAATGGCGGCGGCCATTCCACCTATGTCTACGGCAGCGCGCGCTATGCCGTGCCGAAGACCGGCCTCGCCTTCCGCGGCCTGCTCGGTTACGAGGACGGGACCAACTGGGACGACAAGGTCAACTGGCAGCTTGGCGCCTTCTATACCTATAAGGCGGTGACCTTCGGCATCGATTATGTCGACACCAACCGTTATTCCGCCAATTCGCGCGGCGGCAACCGGGCGAAGGGCGCGGCGCTCTTTTCCATCGGCGCGGTCTTCTGA
- a CDS encoding CDP-alcohol phosphatidyltransferase family protein produces MTIQPQSPPSLSRIQQNWLAANERRLLDWLCRRMPSWVTPDRLTATGMAGAVMVFAGYAASNIASSWLLLAIAGYAVQWFGDSMDGSLARYRRIERPSYGYFIDHSCDGLATLLILAGIGLSPFVTMDVAMVALAGYLLLSIHAFLSARVLGELKLSYLSAGPTELRFMLIGMTVMMMVLGTAPGLFGRWSGFDIFVGTVGSILIVLFIGQTLVTGRRLALAEAERRVMN; encoded by the coding sequence ATGACGATCCAACCCCAATCCCCTCCATCGCTTTCCCGAATCCAGCAGAACTGGCTTGCCGCCAATGAACGGCGGCTGCTCGACTGGCTGTGCCGACGAATGCCGTCCTGGGTAACGCCGGATCGCCTGACCGCGACCGGCATGGCAGGCGCGGTCATGGTCTTTGCCGGATATGCCGCCAGCAACATCGCCTCGTCCTGGCTGCTGCTTGCCATTGCGGGCTATGCGGTGCAGTGGTTCGGCGATTCCATGGACGGCAGCCTGGCGCGATACCGGCGCATAGAGCGCCCGTCCTACGGCTATTTCATCGATCATAGCTGCGACGGGCTGGCGACGCTGCTCATCCTGGCCGGGATCGGCCTCAGCCCGTTCGTGACGATGGATGTCGCCATGGTCGCGCTCGCGGGCTATCTGCTGCTGTCGATCCACGCCTTTCTCTCGGCGCGGGTATTGGGCGAATTGAAGCTGTCCTACCTTTCCGCCGGGCCGACCGAACTCAGGTTCATGCTGATCGGCATGACGGTCATGATGATGGTGCTGGGAACGGCGCCGGGACTTTTCGGGCGCTGGTCCGGCTTTGATATTTTCGTGGGGACGGTCGGTTCGATCCTGATCGTCCTTTTCATCGGCCAGACGCTGGTCACGGGAAGAAGGCTTGCCCTTGCCGAAGCCGAACGCCGCGTCATGAACTGA
- the urtE gene encoding urea ABC transporter ATP-binding subunit UrtE, producing MTDLMNLRSVSAAYGKGQVLWDVAFDLKAGDAITVLGRNGVGKTTLIRTIMGQLPASGGHIYWHGDEITEMRPHQRSRIGIGFVPQGRHIFPHLTVRENLEVGLSALARKGFKGPKAVPEMVFDLFPKLTQIAGRKAGVLSGGEQQQLAIGRALAGQPQLLLLDEPTEGIQPNIVQQIEDALRRVRTELNVAILIVEQNLDFAWSFADRYLVMQRGRIVKEGRTAQDSADTVAHLVHV from the coding sequence ATGACCGACCTCATGAACCTGCGCAGCGTGTCCGCCGCCTATGGCAAGGGGCAGGTGCTGTGGGACGTGGCCTTCGACCTGAAGGCCGGGGACGCGATCACGGTGCTGGGCCGCAACGGCGTGGGCAAGACGACGCTGATCCGCACCATCATGGGCCAGTTGCCGGCGTCGGGGGGCCATATCTACTGGCATGGCGACGAAATCACGGAGATGCGCCCGCATCAGCGATCGCGCATCGGCATCGGCTTCGTGCCGCAGGGGCGCCATATCTTCCCGCATCTGACCGTGCGCGAAAATCTGGAAGTCGGCCTATCCGCGCTCGCCCGCAAGGGGTTCAAGGGGCCGAAGGCAGTGCCCGAAATGGTGTTCGACCTGTTCCCCAAGCTGACGCAGATCGCAGGCCGCAAGGCCGGGGTTCTGTCGGGCGGCGAACAGCAGCAGCTCGCCATCGGTCGCGCCCTGGCGGGACAGCCGCAACTGCTGCTGCTCGACGAACCGACGGAGGGCATCCAGCCCAATATCGTGCAGCAGATCGAGGACGCCCTGCGCCGCGTGCGGACCGAACTCAACGTCGCGATCCTGATCGTCGAACAGAATCTGGATTTCGCCTGGAGCTTTGCCGACCGCTATCTGGTGATGCAGCGCGGCCGGATCGTGAAGGAGGGCAGGACCGCGCAGGACAGCGCCGATACGGTGGCCCATCTGGTCCATGTCTGA
- the urtD gene encoding urea ABC transporter ATP-binding protein UrtD: MTVPMLQLENVVVDFDGFKAIDDLSLTIESGSMTVVIGPNGAGKSTMCDSIIGRVRPASGRVLFHGAEIQAESEHAIVGRGICRKFQTPGVLVALSVIDNLAIAATRDRNWWACFSRKGEAEARARAEEILEQIGLTDRRDTLAGNLSHGEKQWLEIGMVVATDAELLLLDEPTAGMGASESSQTATLVRSLLGKHAVLVIDHDIDFVSQLGGHVVVLHQGRLLREGTLEQIRADEEVAAIYLGRAK; this comes from the coding sequence ATGACCGTTCCCATGCTCCAGCTTGAAAATGTCGTCGTCGATTTCGACGGGTTCAAGGCGATAGACGATCTGTCGCTGACCATCGAAAGCGGGTCGATGACCGTGGTGATAGGCCCCAATGGCGCGGGCAAGTCGACCATGTGCGATTCCATCATCGGCAGGGTCCGGCCGGCTTCCGGCAGAGTCCTGTTCCACGGCGCGGAGATACAGGCGGAAAGCGAACATGCCATTGTCGGGCGCGGTATCTGCCGCAAGTTCCAGACGCCCGGCGTGCTCGTCGCCCTGTCGGTGATCGACAACCTTGCCATCGCCGCGACGCGCGACCGGAACTGGTGGGCATGTTTTTCCCGCAAGGGCGAGGCGGAAGCGCGTGCGCGCGCCGAGGAGATATTGGAGCAGATCGGCCTCACCGATCGCCGCGACACGCTGGCGGGCAATCTGTCGCATGGCGAAAAGCAATGGCTGGAGATCGGCATGGTGGTTGCGACCGACGCCGAACTGCTGCTGCTCGACGAGCCGACGGCCGGCATGGGCGCTTCGGAAAGCAGCCAGACCGCGACCCTCGTCCGTTCCCTGCTGGGCAAGCATGCGGTGCTGGTGATCGACCATGACATCGATTTCGTGTCGCAACTGGGCGGTCATGTCGTCGTGCTGCATCAGGGACGGCTGCTGCGCGAAGGCACGCTGGAGCAAATCCGCGCCGACGAGGAAGTCGCCGCCATCTACCTCGGGAGGGCGAAATGA
- a CDS encoding spermidine synthase family protein, which produces MQVGVAGKRQARTGRARSHPPIETVDVADIPGGGQLHLLKCGKEFSIQFGRDELMGSQDHLSEMALATLTSERLAGKDGHVLVGGLGMGFTLDAVLAAWSAQAFVTVAELVPQIVVWAKGPLAHLFKENLADPRVSLRLRDVYDIIAETSDGFDAILLDVDNGPDGFITSGNDRLYSHRGLAAAYAALRPGGLLSVWSSYADDGFAGRLEETGFEVDEIILPAYVGSTERWHNIWFAAKPGGRARLSDMQ; this is translated from the coding sequence ATGCAGGTCGGCGTCGCCGGCAAGCGGCAGGCCAGGACCGGAAGGGCAAGAAGCCATCCGCCCATAGAAACGGTGGATGTCGCGGACATTCCGGGCGGCGGCCAGTTGCACCTGCTCAAATGCGGCAAGGAATTTTCCATACAGTTCGGCCGCGACGAGTTGATGGGAAGCCAGGACCATCTGTCGGAAATGGCGCTTGCCACCCTGACAAGCGAACGCCTGGCCGGAAAGGACGGTCATGTCCTGGTCGGCGGGCTCGGCATGGGCTTCACCCTGGACGCTGTCCTTGCCGCCTGGAGCGCGCAGGCCTTCGTGACCGTCGCGGAGCTGGTTCCCCAGATCGTCGTCTGGGCCAAGGGACCCTTGGCGCATCTGTTCAAGGAAAATCTTGCCGACCCGCGCGTCAGCCTCCGCCTGCGCGACGTCTACGACATCATTGCGGAGACGTCGGATGGGTTCGACGCCATCCTGCTGGATGTCGATAACGGCCCGGACGGCTTCATCACGTCCGGTAACGACCGACTATATTCCCATCGCGGCCTTGCCGCGGCCTATGCCGCGCTGCGGCCGGGGGGCCTGCTGTCCGTCTGGTCTTCCTACGCCGACGACGGCTTTGCGGGCAGGCTTGAGGAAACGGGTTTCGAAGTCGACGAAATCATCCTGCCGGCCTATGTCGGCAGCACGGAGCGTTGGCATAATATCTGGTTCGCGGCGAAGCCGGGCGGTCGCGCCCGGCTATCGGACATGCAGTGA
- the urtC gene encoding urea ABC transporter permease subunit UrtC, with product MTGTLPIKQAATGVALILAIAAPWLLSAYDLNLLARFLALSLTAMGLVLIWGEGGILSLGQGVFFGLGGYALAMHLKLAGLAEGELPDFMIWSGTEALPWWWSLVKSPFAAVAAVLVVPTALGALMAWAIFRRRIGGVYFALITQALALAFATLLVSQQGLTGGFNGLTDYQTLFGFNLNLPSTTLALYFITLALVVAGLLGLRWLLASRYGKLLRASRDGANRMRFLGYDPTPYKVIAFAVAALLTGMSGALFTLHAGVVSPALVGVVPSIEMVIWAAIGGRNSLIGAIAGALLVNFAKDKISTAMPEVWLYGLGALFIAAVTILPQGLAGLFGPDHPFRPGKAGDLFARWRRERAKTASQPIAGEAAP from the coding sequence ATGACCGGGACGCTCCCCATCAAACAGGCCGCCACCGGCGTGGCGCTGATCCTCGCCATCGCCGCGCCGTGGCTGCTTTCGGCTTATGACCTCAACCTGCTGGCCCGTTTCCTGGCGCTGTCGCTGACCGCCATGGGGCTTGTCCTCATCTGGGGCGAAGGCGGGATTTTGAGCCTGGGGCAAGGCGTGTTCTTCGGCCTGGGCGGCTATGCCCTCGCCATGCATCTGAAGCTCGCCGGACTGGCGGAGGGGGAATTGCCCGACTTCATGATCTGGTCGGGGACGGAGGCGCTGCCCTGGTGGTGGTCCCTGGTCAAAAGCCCCTTCGCCGCCGTCGCGGCCGTGCTGGTCGTGCCGACCGCGCTCGGCGCGCTGATGGCCTGGGCCATATTCCGGCGGCGAATCGGCGGCGTCTATTTCGCGCTGATCACCCAGGCGCTGGCCCTGGCCTTCGCGACCCTGCTCGTCAGCCAGCAGGGGCTGACCGGCGGGTTCAACGGCCTGACCGACTATCAGACGCTGTTCGGCTTCAACCTCAACCTGCCTTCCACCACGCTGGCGCTCTATTTCATCACGCTCGCGCTGGTCGTGGCAGGCCTGTTGGGCCTGCGCTGGCTGCTGGCGAGCCGCTACGGCAAGCTGCTGCGCGCCAGCCGCGACGGCGCGAACCGCATGCGTTTCCTGGGCTATGACCCCACGCCCTACAAGGTGATCGCCTTTGCCGTCGCCGCGCTGCTGACCGGCATGTCGGGCGCGCTCTTCACCCTGCATGCCGGCGTGGTGTCGCCCGCGCTGGTGGGCGTGGTGCCCTCCATCGAGATGGTGATCTGGGCCGCCATCGGCGGGCGCAACAGCCTGATCGGAGCGATCGCGGGCGCGCTGCTGGTCAATTTCGCCAAGGACAAGATTTCGACCGCCATGCCCGAAGTGTGGCTCTATGGCCTTGGCGCGCTGTTCATCGCGGCCGTCACCATCCTGCCGCAGGGCCTGGCAGGCCTGTTCGGTCCCGACCATCCCTTCCGTCCCGGCAAGGCAGGCGACCTGTTCGCCCGCTGGCGCCGCGAAAGGGCCAAGACCGCGTCGCAACCCATCGCAGGCGAGGCCGCGCCATGA
- the urtA gene encoding urea ABC transporter substrate-binding protein translates to MKKGLGRKSFLALTLACTMLATACGKSESGNATAAAGGDAIKVGILHSLSGTMAISEDTVKNSTQLAIDEINAAGGVLGKQIAAVTEDGASDPAIFAQKANKLVSDDGVATVFGGWTSASRKAMLPVFEKTGNLLWYPVQFEGNECSPNIMYSGAQPNQQTLPAYDWAKEKGYKNFFLVGSDYVYPRTANLIVKKHLEKDGLKLAGEEYQPLGGTEFSGVIGKIKAARPDIIFNTLNGDSNVAFFKQMAAAGLTPKVIPVMSFSIGEQEAQAMGPALVEGSYAAWNYFQTLDGDANAKFIKAYKAKFGEDKVLTDPMVHGYVDVYVWKAAVEKAGSTDPAKVRAAAVTLDAVDTPLGKVNFVKNNSLVQTAYIGEADPKGQFKILWTSKGAIQPEPYDPLAFPGKTCSIG, encoded by the coding sequence ATGAAAAAAGGGCTTGGCAGGAAATCCTTTCTGGCGCTGACGCTGGCCTGCACCATGCTGGCGACCGCGTGCGGCAAGTCGGAAAGCGGCAACGCCACGGCGGCGGCCGGCGGCGACGCGATCAAGGTCGGCATCCTGCATTCGCTGTCCGGCACCATGGCGATCAGCGAGGATACGGTGAAGAATTCCACCCAACTCGCCATCGATGAGATCAACGCGGCGGGCGGCGTGCTGGGCAAGCAGATCGCGGCGGTGACGGAAGATGGCGCGTCCGACCCAGCCATCTTCGCGCAGAAGGCGAACAAGCTGGTCTCCGACGACGGCGTAGCCACGGTGTTCGGCGGATGGACCTCCGCCAGCCGCAAGGCGATGCTGCCGGTGTTCGAAAAGACCGGGAACCTGCTCTGGTATCCGGTGCAGTTCGAAGGGAATGAATGTTCACCCAACATCATGTATTCGGGCGCGCAGCCCAACCAGCAGACCCTGCCCGCCTATGACTGGGCGAAGGAGAAGGGCTACAAAAACTTCTTCCTGGTGGGGTCGGACTATGTCTATCCGCGCACCGCGAACCTGATCGTCAAGAAGCATCTGGAAAAGGACGGCCTGAAATTGGCCGGCGAGGAATATCAGCCGCTGGGCGGCACCGAATTTTCCGGCGTCATCGGCAAGATCAAGGCGGCCAGGCCCGACATCATCTTCAATACGCTGAACGGCGATTCCAACGTCGCCTTCTTCAAGCAGATGGCGGCGGCGGGCCTGACGCCCAAGGTGATCCCGGTCATGTCCTTCTCCATCGGCGAACAGGAAGCGCAGGCCATGGGCCCGGCGCTGGTCGAGGGCAGCTATGCCGCCTGGAACTATTTTCAGACGCTGGATGGCGACGCCAACGCCAAGTTCATCAAGGCGTACAAGGCGAAGTTCGGCGAGGACAAGGTGCTGACCGACCCGATGGTCCACGGCTATGTCGACGTCTATGTGTGGAAGGCGGCCGTGGAAAAGGCGGGCAGCACAGATCCGGCGAAGGTGCGGGCGGCGGCGGTGACGCTGGACGCTGTCGACACGCCGCTGGGCAAGGTGAACTTCGTCAAGAACAACAGCCTGGTCCAGACCGCCTATATCGGCGAAGCGGACCCCAAGGGCCAGTTCAAGATCCTCTGGACGTCGAAGGGCGCGATCCAGCCCGAACCCTATGATCCGCTGGCCTTCCCCGGAAAGACCTGCAGCATCGGCTGA
- the urtB gene encoding urea ABC transporter permease subunit UrtB, protein MDAAFLFGQLFNGFSVASLYILAALGLALSFGLMRVINMAHGEILMVGSYLAYLTILFVPGPMGIIVAMLVAFLGAGMLGGLLEVTLVSKLTSRPLDTLLATWGVSLILQQAARDLFGATGVSVTAPAWLDGGFALGPLQLPTIRLFILLLAALILGGLAALLRYTRIGLLVRAVNQDRATAAAMGVNVRQVDAFIFALGAGVAGVGGVVLALLGPVTPTVGQGYIVTAFLVVILGGLGSVVGTTLAALMIGLFMALSQIFVDVSFAQVLTLIFVILFLQFRPQGVIAVRSRALDAE, encoded by the coding sequence ATGGACGCCGCATTTCTCTTCGGCCAGCTTTTCAACGGCTTCAGCGTGGCGTCGCTCTACATCCTCGCCGCGCTGGGCCTGGCGCTCAGCTTCGGGCTGATGCGCGTCATCAACATGGCGCATGGCGAAATATTGATGGTGGGCAGCTATCTTGCCTATCTCACCATCCTGTTCGTGCCGGGGCCGATGGGCATCATCGTCGCCATGCTCGTCGCCTTCCTGGGCGCGGGGATGCTCGGCGGCCTGCTGGAAGTGACGCTGGTGAGCAAGCTCACGTCCAGGCCGCTCGACACGCTGCTGGCGACATGGGGCGTCAGCCTGATCCTTCAGCAGGCGGCGCGCGACCTGTTCGGCGCCACCGGCGTATCCGTGACCGCGCCCGCATGGCTTGACGGCGGCTTCGCGCTCGGACCGCTGCAACTGCCGACGATCCGGCTGTTCATCCTGCTGCTGGCGGCGTTGATACTGGGCGGCCTGGCCGCGTTGCTGCGTTATACGCGCATCGGCCTGCTGGTGCGCGCCGTCAATCAGGACCGGGCGACCGCAGCGGCGATGGGCGTCAACGTGCGCCAGGTGGACGCCTTCATCTTCGCGCTGGGCGCGGGCGTCGCGGGCGTCGGCGGCGTGGTGCTGGCGCTGCTCGGCCCGGTCACGCCGACCGTCGGCCAGGGCTATATCGTGACCGCCTTCCTGGTCGTGATCCTGGGCGGCCTTGGCAGCGTCGTCGGGACGACGCTGGCGGCGCTGATGATCGGCCTGTTCATGGCGCTGTCGCAAATCTTCGTGGACGTGAGCTTCGCGCAGGTGCTGACGCTGATCTTCGTCATCCTCTTCCTCCAGTTCCGGCCGCAGGGCGTGATCGCCGTCCGCTCCCGCGCGCTGGACGCAGAATAG